A window from Podospora bellae-mahoneyi strain CBS 112042 chromosome 1 map unlocalized CBS112042p_1, whole genome shotgun sequence encodes these proteins:
- a CDS encoding uncharacterized protein (EggNog:ENOG503P2F5; COG:S), whose product MKVWVDALCINQADVADRNAHVLRVRDIFGGAFSVMAWTKESEQRDLEFQGLSQPGEHLELCNVVLKLYGKRALEEILGVKERGWGVDDEQYEEVMGLVRIHNVDVLVFNQFYWEESDDSDDFGSGRVHLRDVLAMELMQLFRKRYWSRLWVIQELAVSPTMSTVRWGKLTFNLSTLQAVCEILHAQAKTEERMHEELWQELKPRFDLLAFISTWRELEAAPADQGRQLSDASIQELKQLEQHAACSLPQDKVYGLLGLFSLYVTSAVTIDYTRESADVVGEFLSAVPEWEASTVN is encoded by the coding sequence ATGAAAGTCTGGGTGGACGCCTTGTGCATCAACCAAGCCGACGTTGCTGACCGGAATGCCCATGTGTTGCGTGTGAGGGATATATTCGGCGGGGCTTTCTCGGTGATGGCCTGGACCAAGGAGTCGGAGCAGCGGGACTTGGAGTTTCAGGGGCTGAGTCAGCCTGGGGAACATCTTGAGCTTTGCAACGTGGTCCTCAAATTGTACGGCAAGCGGGCTCTGGAGGAAATCCTCGGGGTTAAAGAGCGCGGCTGGGGGGTTGACGACGAGCAGTATGAGGAGGTTATGGGGCTGGTGCGGATTCACAATGTCGATGTCCTGGTTTTTAACCAGTTCTATTGGGAAGAATCTGATGATTCTGATGACTTTGGATCTGGCAGAGTGCACTTGCGAGACGTACTCGCCATGGAGCTGATGCAGCTGTTTCGGAAGAGATACTGGTCGCGGTTGTGGGTCATACAAGAGCTGGCAGTTAGCCCCACGATGTCCACGGTGAGGTGGGGCAAGTTAACTTTCAACCTGTCGACACTACAAGCCGTATGCGAGATTCTTCATGCCCAGGCCAAGACCGAAGAGCGCATGCACGAGGAGTTGTGGCAAGAGTTGAAGCCGAGATTTGATCTTTTGGCATTTATTTCTACATGGAGAGAACTGGAGGCTGCACCAGCGGACCAAGGCCGCCAACTATCGGACGCTTCCATCCAGGAGCTGAAGCAACTCGAACAACACGCGGCTTGTTCGCTTCCACAGGACAAAGTTTACGGTTTGCTCGGGCTGTTTTCATTGTACGTGACGTCCGCCGTGACGATTGATTACACCCGGGAGTCTGCTGACGTGGTCGGAGAGTTTTTATCTGCGGTGCCGGAATGGGAAGCATCAACCGTGAACTGA